The following proteins come from a genomic window of Athalia rosae chromosome 1, iyAthRosa1.1, whole genome shotgun sequence:
- the LOC105683819 gene encoding ras-related protein Rab-32 isoform X4, whose product MELTFWRNLATLDFSRWKTSQNSGPAQGVGEKREHLYKILVIGELGAGKTSIIKRYVHQFFSQHYRATIGVDFALKVLNWDPHTIIRLQLWDIAGQERFGNMTRVYYKEAVGAFIVFDVTRSPTLDAVVKWKQDLDSKVQLPDGSAIPCVLLANKCDQQKEGLVNSPNKMDEYCKEKNFSGWFETSAKENINIEEAARFLVNKILQNDQIIRGNGAQEQSDGERFALNQSPTNAKKSCSC is encoded by the exons ATGGAGCTCACTTTTTGGCGGAATTTAGCCACCCTGGATTTCTCCAGATGGAAG ACGTCGCAGAACAGCGGACCGGCCCAGGGAGTCGGTGAGAAACGAGAACACCTCTACAAGATCCTTGTTATCGGTGAATTGGGGGCCGGAAAAACGTCGATAATAAAAAGATACGTTCATCAGTTTTTCTCGCAACACTACAGAGCCACCATAGGTGTGGACTTCGCCCTGAAGGTTCTCAACTGGGATCCCCATACGATAATAAGACTCCAGCTATGGGACATCGCGG GTCAGGAAAGATTCGGAAACATGACGAGAGTTTACTACAAGGAAGCCGTGGGAGCTTTCATAGTATTCGACGTAACGAGGAGCCCGACTCTCGACGCGGTGGTAAAATGGAAACAGGATCTCGACTCGAAGGTGCAACTTCCCGACGGATCCGCCATACCCTGCGTTCTCCTCGCCAACAAATGCGACCAGCAAAAAGAGGGACTGGTCAATTCCCCGAACAAGATGGACGAGTATTgcaaggagaaaaatttctccggATGGTTCGAGACATCCGCCAAGGAAAACATCAACATCGAAGAGGCTGCGCGATTTCTCGTCAACAAG ATTCTTCAGAACGATCAAATCATTCGAGGGAACGGCGCGCAGGAGCAATCGGACGGGGAGCGTTTCGCCTTGAATCAATCGCCCACGAACGCAAAGAAGTCGTGTTCTTGCTGA
- the LOC105683819 gene encoding ras-related protein Rab-32 isoform X5 yields MTSQNSGPAQGVGEKREHLYKILVIGELGAGKTSIIKRYVHQFFSQHYRATIGVDFALKVLNWDPHTIIRLQLWDIAGQERFGNMTRVYYKEAVGAFIVFDVTRSPTLDAVVKWKQDLDSKVQLPDGSAIPCVLLANKCDQQKEGLVNSPNKMDEYCKEKNFSGWFETSAKENINIEEAARFLVNKILQNDQIIRGNGAQEQSDGERFALNQSPTNAKKSCSC; encoded by the exons ACGTCGCAGAACAGCGGACCGGCCCAGGGAGTCGGTGAGAAACGAGAACACCTCTACAAGATCCTTGTTATCGGTGAATTGGGGGCCGGAAAAACGTCGATAATAAAAAGATACGTTCATCAGTTTTTCTCGCAACACTACAGAGCCACCATAGGTGTGGACTTCGCCCTGAAGGTTCTCAACTGGGATCCCCATACGATAATAAGACTCCAGCTATGGGACATCGCGG GTCAGGAAAGATTCGGAAACATGACGAGAGTTTACTACAAGGAAGCCGTGGGAGCTTTCATAGTATTCGACGTAACGAGGAGCCCGACTCTCGACGCGGTGGTAAAATGGAAACAGGATCTCGACTCGAAGGTGCAACTTCCCGACGGATCCGCCATACCCTGCGTTCTCCTCGCCAACAAATGCGACCAGCAAAAAGAGGGACTGGTCAATTCCCCGAACAAGATGGACGAGTATTgcaaggagaaaaatttctccggATGGTTCGAGACATCCGCCAAGGAAAACATCAACATCGAAGAGGCTGCGCGATTTCTCGTCAACAAG ATTCTTCAGAACGATCAAATCATTCGAGGGAACGGCGCGCAGGAGCAATCGGACGGGGAGCGTTTCGCCTTGAATCAATCGCCCACGAACGCAAAGAAGTCGTGTTCTTGCTGA